A region of Lycium barbarum isolate Lr01 chromosome 1, ASM1917538v2, whole genome shotgun sequence DNA encodes the following proteins:
- the LOC132612177 gene encoding uncharacterized protein LOC132612177 → MTTMLERSMRTILTGTGLSYDDLCMHPNSNLPEGLTVPRFELFNGTGNPKEHLRAYCDQLVGVRDNQALIMRLFSRSLTGEASEWFMAQDTMQDILRWVTWEDMVAAFMERFCFNMKTVSNRYYLDKVKQKSTKNFCEYASRWRTEAARVQPPMGEEELVSVFIRSQEIDFYEGMLSMAGRPFSELVKMGEAIEDGLKTGRIISITGKSTGSSSIGFMHKKKEDVDSISYTPSPKPKRREGFPMEAYASPPPNTYIRTPYNTVPVYYAQQTFQSPPPNYQAPQPNYKTPPPTYRTPQNNQPNTYQNQPPPNSYNVPRSNFEKKLPQVFTPLIESRANLFKRLSAAGMIQALPLKVVDPKNLFYQADHTCAYHSNGIGHSTEDCIYLKYKIHDLIERKEIVLETALPNVNTNPLLNHGNNVIHMIEREEDRVAERPTTHNFVVKEFEYTVASLSLLECPQFKVLDEAHVPAGASSENLAEMVAHDMKEYQITFTEKELPKEGTNHNKALHITIMCRNKVVT, encoded by the exons ATGACCACAATGTTGGAACGATCCATGAGGACCATCCTCACTGGCACAGGCCTGAGCTATGACGATTTGTGTATGCATCCCAACTCGAATTTACCCGAGGGCCTCACAGTACCTCGTTTCGAGTTGTTCAATGGGACGGGCAATCCTAAAGAGCATCTGCGGGCCTACTGTGACCAATTAGTTGGTGTCCGAGATAACCAAGCACTCATCATGAGGTTGTTCAGCCGAAGCTTAACCGGAGAAGCCTCAGAATGGTTCATGGCACAAGACACGATGCAAGACATACTACGTTGGGTAACATGGGAAGACATGGTTGCGgctttcatggaaagattctgTTTTAATATGAAGACAGTGTCGAATAGATACTATTTGGATAAAGTAAAACAAAAGTCCACCAAAAACTTCTGCGAATATGCAAGCAGGTGGAGAACAGAGGCTGCCCGAGTACAACCTCCTATGGGCGAAGAAGAACTTGTGTCGGTTTTCATCCGTTCACAGGAAATAGATTTCTATGAAGGAATGCTTTCAATGGCAGGAAGACCTTTctctgaattggtcaaaatgggagaggccatagaagatggtctcaagacCGGCCGAATCATAAGCATTACCGGAAAATCCACTGGTTCAAGCTCAATCGGGTTCATGCACAAAAAGAAGGAAGACGTGGATAGCATATCCTACACTCCTAGTCCCaaacccaaaagaagggaagGTTTCCCGATGGAGGCCTACGCTTCACCTCCCCCAAATACCTACATACGCACCCCTTACAACACGGTGCCCGTATATTACGCGCAACAAACCTTCCAATCACCTcccccaaattaccaagctccacagccaaattatAAAACTCCCCCACCCACTTACCGTACCCCACaaaataaccaacccaatacctacCAGAATCAACCACCACCAAATTCTTATAATGTGCCACGTTCGAATTTCGAAAAGAAACTCCCTCAGGTATTCACTCCGCTGATAGAATCTCGGGCTAATTTATTCAAAAGATTAAGCGCAGCTGGGATGATCCAGGCGCTTCCCCTAAAGGTTGTCGATCCAAAGAACCTATTTTACCAAGCTGACCATACATGTGCCTATCATTCCAATGGCATTGGACACAGTACTGAGGATTGCATTTACCTCAAGTACAAGATACATGACCTGATTGAACGGAAGGAAATTGTGCTCGAAACGGCCCTTCCAAATGTGAACACTAACCCTTTGCTAAACCATGGCAACAATGTGATTCACATGATTGAGAGAGAAGAAGATAGGGTCGCAGAAAGGCCCACAACCCATAATTTTGTTGTGAAAGAGTTTGAATACACTGTGGCGTCATTATCTTTGCTAGAATGCCCGCAATTCAAG GTATTGGATGAAGCTCATGTTCCAGCTGGAGCAAGCAGCGAAAATCTGGCCGAAATGGTCGCTCATGATATGAAGGAATATCAAATCACCTTCACAGAGAAGGAGTTGCCCAAGGAAGGTACAAATCACAACAAAGCGTTGCACATCACTATCATGTGCCGCAACAAAGTGGTAACTTAA